ATGGCTCATATCCTGATACCCAAGATTTTGTCTTTGGAGAATCGTTTGAATCAGGGGATACCATATACCTAGCTTCACTTCCTCAAAACCCAACTCCTTACACAGACGGTACTTGTCCTAATGAAAACTACACCTATGAATCCACTGGTCAAGACTATGTTATTCATGGCTGTATTGGTAACCCCAACAATACTCTTTCTGCAGGAATGGTTAAGGCCAGTCCCGGTGGTGTTCAAGAAAATCCTTTTCCGATAGTGAGAGGTTTTCAGGAGACTATTATAAGTGTTAGCCTTGTAACTCATACTGTTAATTTACCAAATTATGAAATCGGAGATTTGGTCGTTATTTTTAGTCGTCTTGGTACTTCACTTGCAAATATTCCAACAACGCCCACCGGTTGGAATGTACTAGTCATACGAGCAAATGATGGCACAAGTACAATTTATTGGAAGATCATGAATGGTACAGAGGATTCGTCCGTCGATATATCAAGTAATACTGATCGTCGCGCAGTTCATCACTCCTATTCAATTCGTAATTTTAATGAAACAAATCCAATAAGCGGGGTTTTTGCTAGCTCTAATATAACTGATCCACCAAACTTAACCTCTGGCTTTGGAAATGTGAGTGCTTTATGGTTTGCCATGGTCGGTAATCTTGTTACTGTAAATAATCAATATAATACACCTCCCACTAATTATAATAATTTTAAAACAGGAGTAGCTTTAAATTCATCAGGATCTACTGTTAGTGTAAGAATGGCAACAGCTCGTCGTGAGTTAGTTGCTGCGTCGGAAGATCCGGGACTATTCGGAATGACAGGAACAGCAAATCGCCCTCAGGCCGCAACTGTCGCAATTCAAGGTAGAGCTCCTTAATTATTATTAAATAATAACAACTATACAAATGTTGTATAATATATTTAATAAAAACAAGATAGAACAAACACCTCAAATGGTTGAGGTGTTTAAGAGTATTTAAATAAATAGCTTTATTAAAACTATGTCATCTCCACTTAAAATAGCCGTTATCTTAGGCAGTACTCGTCAGGGTCGTTTTAGCGAACAACCCGGTGTTTGGATTAAGAAGAAGGCTAGTGCTTTACCTTCTGTTAATGTTCGTTTAATAGATCTTCGGGATTATCCTATGCCTTTTTTTAATGAAAGCGAATCTCCGGCTGATGCTAAAAAGCCATATGATAACTTGGCGGTTAAAAAATTTGCTAAACAAATAGCTTGGGCTGAGGCTTTTATTATTATAACCCCTGAGTATAATCATGGTTATCCGGCGGTTTTAAAAAATGCTTTAGATTATCTATATAAAGAATGGAATTATAAGCCAGTGGGTTTTGTTGCCTATGGAGGAGCAGCTGGGGCTCGTTCGGTGGAACAATTAAAGCCAGTGGTTATTCAGCTTAAAATGGTGCCAATTGCTCCGGCAGTGCATATTAGAAATTATTGGGGTCTTTTAGATGAAAAAGGAATCTTAAAAACCGAGACCTTGGAAAAAGCCGGAGATGGCTTTTTAAAAGAGCTTATCCGTTGGGCTAAACTTTGTCGGAAGATGAGAAAATAGCCTTTTATTAACTACCTTAAATTTAAACAGTTTTTTATAAAGACTGTTTTTTAAATTTACTTAAATTATATTCTAAAGCTTAATTAATTTACCCTGTTTGCCCTGTTATTCTTAAAATGTTATAATTAAATCATCTTAAATTGTTTTTAATTATCTTTAATTATCTTTGTTTTAATTAATTTCTAATTAATCCTTTGGCAATCTTTTGCCTTATTTTATACCTCTTATGATGGAATATACCAGACAAGACATTGATTGGTTCAGTGAAAAACAAAACTCTTTGGAGTTTGATCGTTTTAAAAGACGTCCAGTGGTTTATTTTTGTGCTGAATATGCCCTATCTCCGCTAATTCCTTCATATTCTGGAGGTTTGGGTATTTTAGCTGGTGATTTTGTTAGAGAAGCGCATGATAGAAAACTACCGTTTATGGCCATTGGTTTATATTATTACGAAGGCTATATTTGCGATGAACAAGGTAATCACCGAGAATGTCGAATTACCGATCCCCAAACAGTGGGTTTTTCTCCGGCTCTTAATGAGCAAGGAGAAAGGATAATAGTTACTGTGC
This genomic window from Patescibacteria group bacterium contains:
- a CDS encoding prepilin-type N-terminal cleavage/methylation domain-containing protein, which translates into the protein MLYNIFNKNKIKQTPQMVEVFNSGVSSRVNIRLNGKLYNNKEFIPGANKTSKAFTLIELLVVIAIIGVLSTLVIVALGNSRAGARDAKRLNDLRSMTNALELYYADHGSYPDTQDFVFGESFESGDTIYLASLPQNPTPYTDGTCPNENYTYESTGQDYVIHGCIGNPNNTLSAGMVKASPGGVQENPFPIVRGFQETIISVSLVTHTVNLPNYEIGDLVVIFSRLGTSLANIPTTPTGWNVLVIRANDGTSTIYWKIMNGTEDSSVDISSNTDRRAVHHSYSIRNFNETNPISGVFASSNITDPPNLTSGFGNVSALWFAMVGNLVTVNNQYNTPPTNYNNFKTGVALNSSGSTVSVRMATARRELVAASEDPGLFGMTGTANRPQAATVAIQGRAP
- a CDS encoding NAD(P)H-dependent oxidoreductase, yielding MSSPLKIAVILGSTRQGRFSEQPGVWIKKKASALPSVNVRLIDLRDYPMPFFNESESPADAKKPYDNLAVKKFAKQIAWAEAFIIITPEYNHGYPAVLKNALDYLYKEWNYKPVGFVAYGGAAGARSVEQLKPVVIQLKMVPIAPAVHIRNYWGLLDEKGILKTETLEKAGDGFLKELIRWAKLCRKMRK